One window of the Triticum dicoccoides isolate Atlit2015 ecotype Zavitan chromosome 3B, WEW_v2.0, whole genome shotgun sequence genome contains the following:
- the LOC119282764 gene encoding trichoplein keratin filament-binding protein-like, with amino-acid sequence MSYYHRSYWSDYVEEYYRARRLEQENSRLSNEKRELERQLAEKTRTAQVSSTQVLTLGHKVRELERQNTGLSGELSKQTEDTRKAGLLFMNAADRYQEEAKKQIRAKAEELENTRKAGLMLMNTADAYQEAAMKQIKEKAGGLQDARKAVLALMIAADAYQEEAKKKIKDKVQELKVMGAQKAELDARVESLESRLKAALAKNLELEDDYGKVQATNDNLRLGVEKDASAKAFDAEKEEILTELEDLKMKVEVTQANKDLMEGENDKLQLDAFTGI; translated from the exons ATGTCGTATTATCATCGTTCGTATTGGTCAG ACTATGTTGAAGAATATTATAGGGCACGAAGGCTAGAGCAAGAAAATTCCCGACTGTCCAACGAGAAGCGTGAACTGGAGAGGCAACTGGCGGAAAAGACGAGGACTGCTCAGGTGTCCTCGACTCAGGTCTTGACACTGGGGCACAAGGTGCGAGAGCTGGAGCGCCAAAACACCGGACTGTCCGGTGAGCTGTCCAAGCAAACGGAGGACACCCGGAAGGCGGGCCTGCTCTTCATGAATGCTGCCGATAGGTACCAAGAGGAAGCTAAGAAGCAAATTAGGGCAAAGGCAGAGGAATTGGAGAACACGAGGAAGGCAGGTCTGATGCTAATGAACACCGCTGATGCATACCAAGAAGCGGCAATGAAGCAAATTAAGGAGAAGGCGGGGGGGCTGCAGGACGCGAGGAAGGCGGTTTTGGCGCTCATGATAGCAGCAGATGCGTACCAGGAAGAAGCGAAGAAGAAAATTAAGGATAAGGTGCAGGAGCTGAAGGTCATGGGGGCACAGAAGGCAGAGCTGGATGCGagagtagaatctttggagtcaagGCTCAAGGCAGCTCTGGCAAAGAACTTGGAGTTGGAGGATGATTATGGTAAGGTGCAGGCTACAAATGATAACCTTCGGCTGGGGGTTGAGAAAGATGCATCTGCAAAGGCATttgatgctgagaaggaagaaatcttgacggaattggaGGACCTTAAGATGAAGGTGGAGGTAACTCAAGCCAACAAGGATTTGATGGAGGGTGAAAATGATAAACTTCAATTGGACGCTTTCACAGGAATATAG
- the LOC119282765 gene encoding myosin-13-like encodes MTDMSSPTAPWFADLFTDVRVRTLSHQVTTLGDSVWELERKITQLICEKGKLEKQLEETKAISSHKEEVERSFKAENDKLRSEVSIVEEKCGKSEAEVERLSKELGALAEAKEGAAKEFNDERAKIWLESENLKRRLEEIQAIKDLAESENDKLRSEALIAKEKQNMSEVEIEMLKIELGGLAEAKEAATKAFDVKNAELTEELEELKRKLKEIQTNKDLVDGENDKLRSEVFTAEEKCGQSEAEVKCLKQVVGALVEAKEAAAKAFEAEKVEIMNEMDNLKRTIEEIQANKDSVESQNHELQSKILIAEQENSVFKEEVKSLKVELGAVQEAKEVHAKEFDAEKAEILKELEDLKGNLEQFQVNKDLLEAKNDKLQLEVFVAEQKQAMSEEDAKSLKMELVALVEAKEAATKAFDAEKAKITKDLEVLKWKVEEIQTKKDLVEGEKDKLRLEILIAEQKHAMSELEVKRLKMDLTALAEAKEAAVKSFDAEKVKFMKEVESLKRKIEEIHASKEAAVEAGYNKDVEADRLKDELVKIRVSVSQLQASCIEIDAKHSCLNDEMNSVQKALVSEKVEGNKLKLKIEELQNYIAEKDGENGKLKAALEEKKSEIDALSKDKEQLHLIVAKAHEKNKCSILSFLSPCGSK; translated from the exons ATGACAGACATGTCGTCACCGACCGCGCCTTGGTTTGCGG ATCTCTTCACAGATGTCAGGGTGAGGACCCTGTCGCACCAGGTCACCACACTTGGGGATAGTGTGTGGGAACTGGAGCGCAAAATTACCCAGCTGATCTGCGAGAAGGGCAAGCTGGAGAAGCAACTGGAGGAGACGAAGGCGATCTCAAGCCACAAGGAAGAGGTGGAGAGAAGCTTCAAGGCTGAAAACGATAAGCTTCGGTCGGAAGTTTCGATCGTAGAGGAAAAATGTGGCAAGTCTGAAGCGGAGGTTGAGAGGCTAAGCAAGGAATTAGGCGCGCTGGCGGAGGCAAAAGAGGGTGCTGCCAAGGAATTCAACGACGAGAGAGCAAAAATCTGGCTGGAATCAGAGAATCTCAAGAGACGGTTGGAGGAAATTCAGGCTATCAAGGATTTGGCAGAGAGCGAAAATGACAAGCTTCGTTCAGAGGCTTTGATCGCAAAGGAAAAGCAAAACATGTCCGAAGTAGAGATTGAGATGCTTAAGATAGAACTGGGTGGGTTGGcggaggccaaggaggccgccacCAAGGCATTTGATGTAAAAAATGCAGAACTCACCGAGGAATTAGAGGAACTTAAGAGGAAGCTGAAGGAAATCCAAACAAATAAGGATTTAGTGGATGGAGAAAATGATAAGCTTCGGTCTGAGGTTTTCACAGCGGAGGAGAAATGTGGGCAGTCTGAAGCAGAGGTTAAGTGCCTTAAACAAGTAGTGGGTGCATTGGTGGAGGCGAAGGAGGCAGCGGCAAAGGCATTTGAAGCCGAGAAGGTAGAAATCATGAATGAAATGGACAATCTGAAGAGGACAATAGAGGAAATCCAGGCCAACAAGGATTCAGTGGAGAGTCAAAACCATGAGCTCCAGTCAAAGATTTTGATTGCAGAGCAGGAGAATAGTGTATTTAAAGAAGAGGTTAAGAGCCTCAAGGTGGAATTGGGTGCAGTACAGGAGGCCAAGGAGGTTCATGCCAAGGAGTTTGATGCCGAGAAGGCTGAAATCCTCAAGGAACTGGAGGATCTTAAGGGGAATCTGGAGCAATTCCAGGTCAACAAGGATTTGTTGGAGGCTAAAAATGATAAGCTTCAGTTGGAGGTTTTTGTTGCAGAGCAAAAACAAGCAATGTCTGAAGAAGATGCTAAGAGCCTTAAGATGGAACTGGTTGCATTAGTGGAGGCAAAGGAGGCGGCTACAAAAGCATTTGACGCCGAGAAAGCAAAAATCACGAAGGATTTGGAGGTTCTTAAGTGGAAGGTGGAGGAAATCCAAACCAAGAAGGATTTGGTGGAGGGTGAAAAGGATAAGCTTCGTTTGGAGATTTTAATAGCAGAGCAGAAACATGCCATGTCTGAATTAGAGGTCAAACGCCTCAAGATGGACTTGACTGCATTGGCGGAGGCAAAGGAGGCAGCTGTGAAGTCATTTGACGCCGAGAAGGTCAAATTCATGAAGGAGGTAGAGAGCCTCAAGAGGAAGATAGAGGAAATCCACGCCAGCAAGGAAGCAGCTGTGGAAGCAGGGTACAACAAAGATGTCGAGGCAGATAGGCTGAAGGATGAGTTGGTGAAGATTCGCGTTTCTGTCTCACAGCTGCAAGCATCCTGTATTGAAATTGACGCGAAGCATTCATGCCTGAATGATGAGATGAATTCAGTCCAAAAAGCACTAGTGTCTGAGAAGGTTGAAGGTAACAAGCTGAAGCTAAAAATTGAGGAGCTCCAGAATTACATTGCTGAAAAGGATGGTGAGAATGGGAAACTAAAGGCGGCATTGGAGGAAAAGAAGAGTGAGATTGATGCCCTTAGCAAAGACAAGGAGCAGCTACATCTCATAGTTGCTAAGGCACATGAGAAGAATAAATGTAGCATTCTATCATTCTTATCACCGTGCGGCTCCAAATAA